TCGGGCTCAGGTCCTTCGGGCACGACGTGAAGATCAGCCGGAAGGCCTCCCTCTACAACACCGGGCGCATCGAGATCGGCAGCCACGTCCGGATCGACGACTTCTGCGTGATCTCGGCCTGCAGCGACGGATGGGTGCGCATAGGCAGCTTCGTGCACATAGCCGCTCTGTGCCTGATCGAAGCCCCGGCCGGGCTGGAGATGAAGGATTTCTCGGGGCTGGCCGGGAGATGCACGGTTTACGGCGGCACCGACGACTACAGCGGGGAGCATCTCACGAATCCGTGCGTCCCGTGGGAGTACAGGAGCTGCGTCTGGGCGCCCGTGATCCTCGAGAAGCACGCGCTGGCCGGAGCCGGGGCGGTCATCCTCCCCGGAGTGACCATGGGCGAGTGCAGCGTGGCCGGGGCCATGTCCCTCGTGAACAGATCGATACCTCCTGGACAGATACATGCCGGGACCCCGGCGAGGTACATCAAGGACAGGAAGACCACACTGCTCGAACTCGAGGCCGATTTCAGGCGGAGGCAGGCCGGGGGCGGTTTCGGCTGCGAGGCCTGCCGGATGGAGGGCGTCTAGATGGCGCAGGAGACCTTCGTCCGCAGGGTGAGGATCACCGGCACGGGAAGCTACGCACCCGGCCGCGTGGTGACGAATGCCGAGCTGGCCGGGAGGGTGGACACCTCCGACGAGTGGGTGAAGTCGAGGCTCGGCATCGCCGAGAGGCGGATAGCCGCCCCGGGCGAGCGCACGTCCGACCTGGCCGTCGAGGCTGGCCGCAGGGCGCTGGAAAACGCCGGCGTGGAAGCCTCCGAGCTCGACATGATCATCGTCGCCACGGCCACGCCCGACAGGCTTGCACCCGCAACGGCCCCCAGGGTCCAGCACGCCCTCGGCGCGAAGAACGCAGCGGCGTTCGACGTGAACGCCGTGTGCGCAGGATTCATCTACGGCCTCACCGTGGGGGCGCAGTTCGTGGGCACGGGCATGTCCCACAAGGTGCTCGTGATCGGGGCCGACACCTTCTCGCGCATCACGGACTGGGGCAGGCGAGACTGCGTCTTCTTCGGCGACGGAGCCGGAGCCGCCGTGCTGTCGCACACGGGAGACGATGCGGGTTTCCTCTGTTCGCGCCTGTACGCCGACGGGTCGGGTTACGAGGCCTTCACCGTGCCCGCCGGCGGGTCGGAGACGCCTGCCTCGCCGGAGACCGTGTCCTCCGGCCTGCACTTCTACAGGATGGACGGGCACAAGGTGTACGAGACGGCGGTCGAGGTGATACCGCAGGCTCTCAGGAGCGTGCTGTCGGTATCCGGCCTCCTGCCCCGCGACGTGGACCATGTGATACCGCACCAGCCCAGCATCAGGATCCTCGAAGAGAGTGCCAGGCGCCTTGATATCCCGTTCGAGAGGTTCCACACCAACATGGATCGCTACGCGAACACATCCAGCGCGACGATTCCGCTCCTGCTCGACGAGGTGAACAGGAAGGGGCTGATCCTGCCCGGACAGATCGTGGGATTCGTTGCGGTAGGCGCAGGCTGGGCCTGGGGCGCCTCGATACTGAGATGGTGAACGCGAAGGAAGACGTCCTCTTCGTGGTGGCCGGCGGCTCGTCGGCCCTAGGGTCCGGGCTCTGCCGCGACCTCGCCGGCAGGGGATGCAGCGTGCTCGCCACCTACGGCTCCTCGCCGGGATCCGTTCCGGAGTCCGTCGAGGCCGTGAAGTGCGACGCGACGAACCAGGGAGAATGCGAGGCTCTGGCCTCGAAAGCCTTTTCGGCCTCCTCCAGGGTCGTGCTCGTCTATCTCCCCGGGATATCCGCCAGCGCGGTAT
This genomic window from Candidatus Fermentibacter sp. contains:
- a CDS encoding acyltransferase; translated protein: MPAGSSFYSEEELAGLGLRSFGHDVKISRKASLYNTGRIEIGSHVRIDDFCVISACSDGWVRIGSFVHIAALCLIEAPAGLEMKDFSGLAGRCTVYGGTDDYSGEHLTNPCVPWEYRSCVWAPVILEKHALAGAGAVILPGVTMGECSVAGAMSLVNRSIPPGQIHAGTPARYIKDRKTTLLELEADFRRRQAGGGFGCEACRMEGV
- a CDS encoding beta-ketoacyl-ACP synthase III — its product is MAQETFVRRVRITGTGSYAPGRVVTNAELAGRVDTSDEWVKSRLGIAERRIAAPGERTSDLAVEAGRRALENAGVEASELDMIIVATATPDRLAPATAPRVQHALGAKNAAAFDVNAVCAGFIYGLTVGAQFVGTGMSHKVLVIGADTFSRITDWGRRDCVFFGDGAGAAVLSHTGDDAGFLCSRLYADGSGYEAFTVPAGGSETPASPETVSSGLHFYRMDGHKVYETAVEVIPQALRSVLSVSGLLPRDVDHVIPHQPSIRILEESARRLDIPFERFHTNMDRYANTSSATIPLLLDEVNRKGLILPGQIVGFVAVGAGWAWGASILRW